From a single Pseudobutyrivibrio xylanivorans genomic region:
- a CDS encoding DarT ssDNA thymidine ADP-ribosyltransferase family protein → MKQNIETVLAEHNIRRLCHMTQLDKLFSILYGGTGIWATDFYEGTGLYKNDPERRDGCTDYISTSIEYPNVWYYNAKKDVNPKVNTWAVIFIDANICREESTLFCPINSASSKGRYIGNQAENLSKSFDSVVGYRHRSPLMLDRCPTDDQAEVLIYRYIPVSAICGVAFESAAITRLMKELFEKYGVSYPDLYSAKDLFSTNMSHMIRHGYKPCEDLIVKGNLKLDFQKSA, encoded by the coding sequence ATGAAGCAGAACATTGAAACTGTATTAGCTGAACATAATATTAGAAGACTTTGTCATATGACACAGCTCGATAAGCTCTTTTCGATTTTATACGGCGGTACAGGTATCTGGGCTACTGATTTTTATGAGGGAACAGGTCTGTATAAAAATGATCCGGAAAGACGTGATGGATGTACAGATTATATTTCAACCTCTATTGAATATCCTAATGTGTGGTACTACAACGCTAAAAAGGATGTCAATCCTAAGGTTAATACTTGGGCTGTAATTTTTATTGATGCAAATATTTGTAGAGAAGAAAGTACATTGTTTTGTCCAATTAACTCAGCATCTTCCAAGGGACGTTATATTGGGAACCAGGCAGAGAACTTAAGTAAGTCATTTGATAGTGTTGTTGGTTATAGACATAGGAGCCCGTTAATGCTTGATCGCTGTCCAACGGATGATCAGGCTGAGGTGTTGATTTATAGATACATTCCAGTAAGTGCAATATGTGGGGTGGCATTTGAATCAGCAGCGATTACTCGTTTAATGAAGGAATTGTTTGAGAAATATGGAGTAAGTTATCCAGATTTATATTCTGCAAAGGATTTATTTTCTACAAATATGAGTCATATGATAAGGCACGGTTACAAGCCGTGCGAAGACTTGATTGTCAAAGGAAACTTAAAGTTAGATTTTCAAAAGAGTGCGTAA
- a CDS encoding DNA-binding protein: MEGYIQIKEAAKKWEIGERRINELCLNGRIEGAVKFGNTWAIPENSEKPADARIKSGKYIKCRGENL; this comes from the coding sequence TTGGAAGGTTACATTCAAATTAAAGAAGCTGCTAAAAAATGGGAAATTGGCGAGAGACGAATTAATGAGCTTTGCCTCAATGGTAGGATAGAAGGCGCTGTAAAATTTGGAAATACATGGGCTATTCCAGAAAATAGTGAAAAACCTGCAGATGCCAGAATTAAGAGTGGTAAATACATAAAATGCCGAGGTGAAAATTTATGA